In Musa acuminata AAA Group cultivar baxijiao chromosome BXJ2-10, Cavendish_Baxijiao_AAA, whole genome shotgun sequence, a genomic segment contains:
- the LOC103968927 gene encoding peroxiredoxin-2B yields the protein MAPIAVGDALPEGTLACFDENDQLQQLSVHALAAGKKVILFGVPGAFTPTCSMKHVPGFIENAEELKSKGVDEILLISVNDPFVMKAWAKTYPENKNVKFLADGSGTYTHALGLELDLSEKGLGTRSRRFALLTDDLVVKVANIEEGGAFTISGAEEILKAL from the exons ATGGCTCCGATCGCGGTGGGCGATGCGCTTCCCGAAGGGACGTTGGCGTGCTTCGACGAGAACGACCAACTTCAGCAGTTGTCTGTCCACGCCCTCGCCGCCGGCAAGAAGGTCATCCTCTTCGGCGTCCCCGGTGCCTTCACTCCTACCTGCag CATGAAGCATGTGCCGGGCTTCATTGAAAACGCTGAGGAGCTGAAATCCAAGGGCGTTGATGAGATCCTCCTCATCAGTG TTAACGACCCGTTTGTGATGAAGGCATGGGCAAAGACATATCCTGAAAACAAAAATGTGAAATTCCTAGCTGATGGCTCTGGTACCTACACTCATGCTCTTGGCTTGGAACTGGATCTCTCAGAGAAAGGACTGGGGACTCGATCACGGAGGTTTGCTCTCCTTACTGATGACCTTGTGGTTAAAGTTGCAAACATCGAAGAAGGTGGAGCATTCACCATATCTGGTGCAGAAGAGATCCTTAAGGCACTCTAG
- the LOC135625208 gene encoding putative E3 ubiquitin-protein ligase LIN isoform X1 yields the protein MTVPTTAVVLRHTTAFLDEALSNPDLRHRIISSARRTVSSASPASLRALSLLSHALDSSPSAAASDAADKILLSVSGRNPLSALLLALAHALRGRAAAAALALLDLFSLDPALSRHEVAPEVFEALFLPHLLPVLHWFADQRSRILTSTSLRFGCPPAANDEGDDERSVEAVAAMSLLSRMSDGQAGRLKELERGYEEVLDANCKVYAEYLKEVVEMGDGGRLVLAPPQLVLTRASCEERRPDEVIEVEEELAARAEIGLRDGRYNPIWAEADQSVEFFIRQNSRVQMNDTKAPPSYPQRVSPDVLIRLPSSDHRTAEDNWVSTSGPYYSSDDNLDYSSSEIDFDIKERNTYTASLQTNGIQFQRHAQDSAESSCYPSPQIDDSDNIVAYNKQTPPKEFVCPITSNLFDDPVTLETGQTYERRAIKEWLDRGNLTCPITRQKLQSSQLPKTNYVLKRLIGSWVEENPYSTPNRLENSPPKIARDLNMSQSSPSLTSIIYQASVGGSASDLRLAISCLCTSEFLDESEKAVLQIEKLWRDTSPESEIIAMLAKPATVNGFIEILFKSVDLQVLRAAIFLLAELATKDKFVVQTLTRVDSDVKCMAALFKKGLVEAAVLIFLLSPRWESLVEMDMADALLRAIKKNDDELLEMCVNPKTASLLLLWQILREGNSDSSMILHSIISDGIIERVILSMEADMVEERIAAVGILIKCIAEDGRCRKIIADKAQLEPVLQSFAIVNDMDRFEIVHFLFELVKLNRRLSNEQLLHVIKGGGAFSMMHSLLVYLQTSSMDQSPVIAGLLLQLDLLVEPRKMSIYREEAVDTLISCLRNADFPGTQLKAAETILALQGRFSSSGRPLARALLLKHTGIRKGYRALKEAEQTRSASERSELNLEEEKAAEEWERKIAFALVSHEFGLVFEALSDGLKSRNLELSSACLISATWLSHMLSILPDTGVRGAARVCLLKQYILILKSARHTDDKALSMLALRSFMHDEEGLLNLTLHIKDILKTLRELKKSSGLAYEMLKLLSDGQDSSIKDMWIYKELMQVDCSTNGEVLSIVRFKNRIISGHLDGTIKVWKGDESILHLVHETNEHSKAVTSLAISQSGEKLYSGSLDKTVRVWAVHDGWIHCTETFDMKDPVRNLSVADTIVCFTPQGAGVKVLSWKGASKILSPNKNVRSLALVQGKLYCGCNDNSIQEIDLATETSATVLSGKKKLLGKDNPIYAVQVRDGLLYSAGTFLDGASVKVWSTSNYSLVGSIQSSIEVRSMAMSRELIYLGSKTGILEIWSKDKLTAIGSLQIGTNCKVQCMDVDADGEILVLGTSDGRLQAWGLT from the exons ATGACCGTCCCGACCACTGCTGTTGTCCTCCGTCACACCACCGCCTTCCTTGATGAAGCCCTGTCGAATCCCGATCTCCGACACCGCATCATCTCCTCCGCTCGCCGGACCGTCTCCTCCGCCTCTCCCGCCTCCCTGCGAGCCCTCTCCCTTCTGTCCCACGCCCTCGACTCctccccctccgccgccgcctcggACGCGGCCGATAAGATCCTCCTCTCGGTCTCTGGCCGAAACCCTCTTTCcgccctcctcctcgccctcgcccACGCCCTCCGCGGCCGGGCCGCGGCCGCCGCTCTCGCCCTCCTCGATCTCTTCTCCCTCGATCCCGCCCTCTCCCGCCACGAGGTCGCGCCCGAGGTCTTCGAGGCCCTCTTCCTCCCCCACCTCCTACCGGTACTCCACTGGTTCGCGGACCAGCGGTCGCGCATCCTTACCTCCACTTCCCTCCGGTTCGGATGCCCGCCGGCAGCCAACGATGAGGGCGATGACGAGCGGTCGGTGGAGGCGGTGGCCGCTATGAGCCTACTGTCGAGGATGAGCGACGGCCAAGCGGGGAGGTTGAAGGAGCTGGAGAGGGGTTACGAGGAGGTTCTTGATGCTAATTGCAAGGTTTATGCAGAGTATCTGAAGGAGGTGGTAGAAATGGGCGATGGAGGACGGCTGGTCCTGGCGCCGCCACAGCTGGTTCTGACGAGAGCTAGCTGTGAGGAAAGGAGACCCGATGAGGTGATTGAGGTAGAAGAGGAGTTGGCAGCAAGGGCAGAGATCGGATTAAGGGACGGACGGTATAAT CCAATTTGGGcagaagcagatcaatcagttgaATTCTTTATAAGGCAAAATAGCAGAGTCCAAATGAACGACACAAAAGCTCCACCGTCATATCCTCAAAGGGTATCCCCAGATGTCCTCATCAGGCTACCATCAAGTGATCACAGAACTGCTGAAGATAACTGGGTTTCTACTTCTGGACCATATTATTCTTCTGATGACAATTTGGATTACTCTTCTTCTGAGATTGATTTTGATATAAAG GAAAGAAACACATACACAGCATCATTGCAAACAAATGGAATCCAGTTTCAGAGGCATGCACAAGACTCTGCAGAATCTTCATG TTATCCCAGTCCTCAAATCGATGATTCTGACAACATTGTTGCCTACAATAAGCAAACTCCTCCTAAGGAATTTGTCTGCCCCATAACAAGCAACCTGTTTGATGATCCTGTTACACTTGAGACCGGGCAGACCTACGAGCGGAGGGCTATCAAGGAATGGCTCGACCGTGGGAACTTGACATGCCCAATCACACGCCAAAAGCTCCAGAGTTCTCAATTACCCAAAACCAACTATGTGCTTAAAAGACTCATAGGCAGTTGGGTAGAAGAGAATCCATATTCAACTCCTAACAGGTTGGAGAATTCCCCTCCGAAGATTGCAAGAGATCTAAACATGTCACAGAGCTCACCTTCATTGACCAGCATCATATACCAAGCTTCAGTTGGTGGCTCTGCTAGTGACCTTCGTCTCGCGATATCATGCCTCTGCACATCTGAGTTTCTTGATGAGTCTGAGAAGGCTGTTCTGCAGATTGAGAAGCTCTGGAGAGACACCAGCCCAGAATCTGAGATCATAGCAATGCTCGCAAAACCTGCAACTGTGAATGGTTTCATTGAAATCTTGTTCAAGTCCGTCGATCTGCAAGTCTTAAGAGCCGCAATATTCCTGCTAGCCGAGCTGGCTacaaaggataagtttgttgttcAAACACTTACCAGGGTTGATTCAGATGTGAAGTGCATGGCTGCACTCTTCAAGAAGGGATTGGTGGAGGCAGCTGTTTTGATATTTCTATTAAGTCCTCGGTGGGAGAGTCTTGTTGAAATGGATATGGCAGATGCCCTCTTGAGGGCCATCAAGAAGAATGACGATGAACTCCTTGAGATGTGTGTGAATCCGAAGACTGCTTCACTTCTTCTCCTATGGCAGATTCTTAGAGAAGGTAATAGTGATTCGTCCATGATTCTTCACTCTATCATATCGGATGGAATAATCGAGAGAGTTATCTTGAGCATGGAAGCTGACATGGTGGAGGAGAGGATTGCAGCAGTCGGGATATTGATTAAATGCATTGCAGAGGATGGGCGTTGCAGGAAGATAATCGCTGACAAAGCACAATTAGAACCGGTTCTGCAAAGCTTTGCCATTGTGAATGACATGGACCGCTTTGAGATTGTTCACTTCCTTTTCGAGTTAGTGAAGCTCAACAG GAGGTTGTCCAATGAGCAGCTTCTTCATGTCATTAAGGGAGGAGGTGCTTTTAGCATGATGCATTCACTTCTTGTCTACCTACAAACGTCTTCGATGGATCAATCTCCTGTTATCGCTGGTCTTCTTCTCCAGCTTGATCTTTTG GTGGAACCAAGAAAGATGAGCATATATCGTGAAGAAGCCGTTGACACACTCATTTCATGCCTCAGAAATGCAGATTTTCCTGGCACACAATTGAAAGCTGCTGAGACGATCTTGGCTCTCCAGGGAAGATTTTCATCCTCTGGGAGGCCTCTTGCTCGAGCTCTTCTTTTAAAACATACTGGAATAAGAAAAGGTTACCGAGCATTAAAAGAAGCTGAGCAGACTCGCAGTGCTTCTGAAAGATCTGAGCTCAATCTG GAAGAAGAAAAGGCTGCTGAAGAATGGGAAAGGAAAATCGCCTTTGCTCTAGTCAGTCATGAGTTTGGGCTTGTATTTGAAGCTCTGTCTGATGGTTTGAAGAGCAGAAATCTTGAGCTGTCCTCAGCTTGTCTCATCTCTGCAACCTGGCTCAGTCATATGCTCTCTATTCTTCCTGATACTGGGGTCAGAGGAGCTGCAAGGGTCTGCTTGCTGAAACAATATATCTTAATTCTAAAGTCTGCCAGGCATACTGATGATAAAGCACTTTCCATGCTTGCTTTGAGAAGCTTTATGCATGATGAAG AAGGGTTGCTCAATCTCACTCTTCACATTAAGGACATATTGAAAACCTTAAGAGAGCTTAAGAAATCCTCTGGTTTAGCATACGAAATGCTAAAACTTCTATCAGATGGCCAAGACTCGAGTATT AAGGATATGTGGATCTATAAGGAGTTGATGCAAGTAGATTGCAGCACAAATGGAGAAGTTCTCTCAATAGTACGCTTCAAGAATAGGATAATCTCTGGGCACCTCGATGGAACAATAAAG GTCTGGAAAGGTGATGAGAGTATTCTTCATCTGGTGCATGAAACAAATGAGCACTCGAAGGCAGTCACCAGCTTGGCCATTTCACAGTCTGGAGAGAAACTATACAGTGGGTCACTAGACAAAACCGTAAGG GTTTGGGCTGTTCATGATGGATGGATACATTGTACAGAAACTTTTGATATGAAGGATCCTGTGCGTAATCTTAGTGTTGCAGATACCATTGTTTGTTTCACTCCACAAGGAGCTGGTGTCAAG GTATTATCTTGGAAAGGAGCCTCAAAGATTCTTAGCCCTAATAAGAATGTGAGGTCTTTGGCTCTTGTACAGGGGAAACTTTATTGTGGGTGCAATGATAACAGTATTCAG GAAATTGATTTGGCTACTGAAACATCAGCTACTGTTCTATCAGGTAAGAAAAAGTTGTTGGGAAAAGACAATCCTATCTATGCGGTGCAAGTACGTGACGGGTTACTTTATTCAGCTGGCACATTTCTTGATGGAGCATCAGTTAAG GTATGGAGTACTTCAAATTACAGCCTTGTTGGATCTATACAGTCCTCAATAGAGGTGCGATCTATGGCTATGAGCAGAGAATTGATATATTTGGGTTCGAAAACTGGAATACTGGAGATTTGGTCCAAGGATAAGCTGACTGCCATTGGATCTCTTCAGATAGGAACCAATTGTAAGGTTCAGTGCATGGATGTTGACGCTGATGGAGAAATTTTGGTTCTAGGAACATCTGATGGCAGACTTCAG GCCTGGGGATTAACTTGA
- the LOC103968926 gene encoding cyclin-dependent kinase F-1, producing MGSSPPPKTTTAVSSRSWSIYGRAEITGRYDILGRIGSGAYADVYRGRRRSDGLDVALKEIHDYQSSAREIEALLAFRGAPNVVDLLEYFWGEDEDEDAVLVLEFLPADLAAVIRDAKGAGAFAVGEVKQWMIQILRGLETCHRSSVVHRDLKPSNLLISADGILKLADFGQSRILQETRCISIENEQVLQNGTWIPQQQGYMSWPVGLEQQTVQELMPQHQNFQETRFANEDNTLRELDSPKTKNAMYDTDNETSLQDCDASCLATCGTGDVEDDPFKSSYSCEAEEGGADEYGALTSCVGTRWFRAPELLYGSTDYGQEIDLWSLGCLFAELLNLEPLFPGTSDIDQLGRIISVLGNPTEEAWPGCSNLPDYNKIFFNKVENPIGLEACLPNRSASEVNLVERLLCYNPANRATATETLHDRYFAEEPLPVPVNSLRVPSSRDEPNDSSQGEWATYQETESDSDLDEFGSMDMLVTEKGFSIRFS from the exons ATGGGTTCGTCCCCGCCGCCGAAGACGACGACGGCGGTCTCCTCCCGGAGCTGGAGCATCTACGGTCGCGCCGAGATCACCGGCCGGTACGACATCCTCGGTCGGATCGGCTCCGGCGCCTACGCGGACGTCTACCGTGGCCGCCGGCGCTCTGACGGTCTCGACGTCGCTCTCAAGGAGATCCACGACTACCAGAGCTCCGCCCGCGAGATCGAGGCCCTCCTGGCCTTCCGCGGCGCGCCCAACGTGGTCGATCTCCTCGAGTACTTCTGGggcgaggacgaggacgaggacgcgGTGCTCGTGCTGGAATTTCTCCCCGCCGACCTCGCCGCCGTCATCCGCGACGCGAAGGGGGCCGGGGCCTTCGCTGTCGGCGAGGTGAAGCAGTGGATGATCCAGATCCTGCGCGGGTTGGAGACCTGCCACCGCAGCTCCGTGGTGCATCGGGATCTCAAGCCCTCAAATTTGCTCATCTCGGCCGATGGGATTCTCAAGCTGGCGGACTTCGGGCAG TCGAGGATCCTACAAGAAACAAGATGTATATCCATAGAAAATGAGCAAGTGTTGCAGAATGGGACATGGATACCTCAGCAACAGGGATATATGTCCTGGCCTGTTGGACTTGAACAGCAAACTGTCCAAGAGCTCATGCCTCAGCACCAAAATTTTCAAGAGACCCGGTTTGCAAACGAAGACAACACTCTGAGGGAGTTGGATAGCCCCAAGACAAAAAATGCAATGTATGACACCGATAATGAGACAAGTTTGCAGGATTGTGATGCATCTTGTCTAGCCACATGTGGTACAGGTGACGTAGAAGATGATCCCTTCAAAAGTTCCTATTCGTGCGAGGCAGAAGAAGGTGGAGCAGATGAATATGGTGCCCTCACTTCGTGTGTTGGAACACGATGGTTCCGAGCACCTGAGCTACTTTACGGATCTACAGACTATGGGCAAGAGATAGATCTCTGGTCACTAGGCTGCCTCTTTGCAGAGCTTCTGAATTTAGAGCCTTTGTTTCCAGGAACATCTGACATCGATCAACTTGGAAGAATCATCAGTGTCTTGGGAAACCCGACTGAAGAAGCCTGGCCAGGCTGCTCAAATTTACCCGATTACAACAAGATCTTCTTTAATAAGGTTGAGAACCCAATTGGTCTGGAAGCATGCCTGCCAAACAGGTCGGCCTCTGAAGTTAATCTAGTTGAGAGGCTTCTCTGCTATAACCCTGCAAATAGAGCTACTGCAACAGAGACACTCCATGATCGCTACTTCGCTGAGGAACCTTTACCTGTTCCTGTAAATTCACTAAGAGTTCCTTCCTCAAGAGACGAACCGAATGACAGCTCTCAAGGAGAATGGGCTACTTACCAGGAAACAGAATCAGATTCCGACCTTGATGAATTCGGCAGCATGGACATGTTGGTCACTGAAAAAGGGTTTTCTATAAGATTCTCATAG
- the LOC135625208 gene encoding putative E3 ubiquitin-protein ligase LIN isoform X2 — MTVPTTAVVLRHTTAFLDEALSNPDLRHRIISSARRTVSSASPASLRALSLLSHALDSSPSAAASDAADKILLSVSGRNPLSALLLALAHALRGRAAAAALALLDLFSLDPALSRHEVAPEVFEALFLPHLLPVLHWFADQRSRILTSTSLRFGCPPAANDEGDDERSVEAVAAMSLLSRMSDGQAGRLKELERGYEEVLDANCKVYAEYLKEVVEMGDGGRLVLAPPQLVLTRASCEERRPDEVIEVEEELAARAEIGLRDGRYNPIWAEADQSVEFFIRQNSRVQMNDTKAPPSYPQRVSPDVLIRLPSSDHRTAEDNWVSTSGPYYSSDDNLDYSSSEIDFDIKERNTYTASLQTNGIQFQRHAQDSAESSCYPSPQIDDSDNIVAYNKQTPPKEFVCPITSNLFDDPVTLETGQTYERRAIKEWLDRGNLTCPITRQKLQSSQLPKTNYVLKRLIGSWVEENPYSTPNRLENSPPKIARDLNMSQSSPSLTSIIYQASVGGSASDLRLAISCLCTSEFLDESEKAVLQIEKLWRDTSPESEIIAMLAKPATVNGFIEILFKSVDLQVLRAAIFLLAELATKDKFVVQTLTRVDSDVKCMAALFKKGLVEAAVLIFLLSPRWESLVEMDMADALLRAIKKNDDELLEMCVNPKTASLLLLWQILREGNSDSSMILHSIISDGIIERVILSMEADMVEERIAAVGILIKCIAEDGRCRKIIADKAQLEPVLQSFAIVNDMDRFEIVHFLFELVKLNRRLSNEQLLHVIKGGGAFSMMHSLLVYLQTSSMDQSPVIAGLLLQLDLLVEPRKMSIYREEAVDTLISCLRNADFPGTQLKAAETILALQGRFSSSGRPLARALLLKHTGIRKGYRALKEAEQTRSASERSELNLEEEKAAEEWERKIAFALVSHEFGLVFEALSDGLKSRNLELSSACLISATWLSHMLSILPDTGVRGAARVCLLKQYILILKSARHTDDKALSMLALRSFMHDEEGLLNLTLHIKDILKTLRELKKSSGLAYEMLKLLSDGQDSSIKDMWIYKELMQVDCSTNGEVLSIVRFKNRIISGHLDGTIKVWKGDESILHLVHETNEHSKAVTSLAISQSGEKLYSGSLDKTVWAVHDGWIHCTETFDMKDPVRNLSVADTIVCFTPQGAGVKVLSWKGASKILSPNKNVRSLALVQGKLYCGCNDNSIQEIDLATETSATVLSGKKKLLGKDNPIYAVQVRDGLLYSAGTFLDGASVKVWSTSNYSLVGSIQSSIEVRSMAMSRELIYLGSKTGILEIWSKDKLTAIGSLQIGTNCKVQCMDVDADGEILVLGTSDGRLQAWGLT; from the exons ATGACCGTCCCGACCACTGCTGTTGTCCTCCGTCACACCACCGCCTTCCTTGATGAAGCCCTGTCGAATCCCGATCTCCGACACCGCATCATCTCCTCCGCTCGCCGGACCGTCTCCTCCGCCTCTCCCGCCTCCCTGCGAGCCCTCTCCCTTCTGTCCCACGCCCTCGACTCctccccctccgccgccgcctcggACGCGGCCGATAAGATCCTCCTCTCGGTCTCTGGCCGAAACCCTCTTTCcgccctcctcctcgccctcgcccACGCCCTCCGCGGCCGGGCCGCGGCCGCCGCTCTCGCCCTCCTCGATCTCTTCTCCCTCGATCCCGCCCTCTCCCGCCACGAGGTCGCGCCCGAGGTCTTCGAGGCCCTCTTCCTCCCCCACCTCCTACCGGTACTCCACTGGTTCGCGGACCAGCGGTCGCGCATCCTTACCTCCACTTCCCTCCGGTTCGGATGCCCGCCGGCAGCCAACGATGAGGGCGATGACGAGCGGTCGGTGGAGGCGGTGGCCGCTATGAGCCTACTGTCGAGGATGAGCGACGGCCAAGCGGGGAGGTTGAAGGAGCTGGAGAGGGGTTACGAGGAGGTTCTTGATGCTAATTGCAAGGTTTATGCAGAGTATCTGAAGGAGGTGGTAGAAATGGGCGATGGAGGACGGCTGGTCCTGGCGCCGCCACAGCTGGTTCTGACGAGAGCTAGCTGTGAGGAAAGGAGACCCGATGAGGTGATTGAGGTAGAAGAGGAGTTGGCAGCAAGGGCAGAGATCGGATTAAGGGACGGACGGTATAAT CCAATTTGGGcagaagcagatcaatcagttgaATTCTTTATAAGGCAAAATAGCAGAGTCCAAATGAACGACACAAAAGCTCCACCGTCATATCCTCAAAGGGTATCCCCAGATGTCCTCATCAGGCTACCATCAAGTGATCACAGAACTGCTGAAGATAACTGGGTTTCTACTTCTGGACCATATTATTCTTCTGATGACAATTTGGATTACTCTTCTTCTGAGATTGATTTTGATATAAAG GAAAGAAACACATACACAGCATCATTGCAAACAAATGGAATCCAGTTTCAGAGGCATGCACAAGACTCTGCAGAATCTTCATG TTATCCCAGTCCTCAAATCGATGATTCTGACAACATTGTTGCCTACAATAAGCAAACTCCTCCTAAGGAATTTGTCTGCCCCATAACAAGCAACCTGTTTGATGATCCTGTTACACTTGAGACCGGGCAGACCTACGAGCGGAGGGCTATCAAGGAATGGCTCGACCGTGGGAACTTGACATGCCCAATCACACGCCAAAAGCTCCAGAGTTCTCAATTACCCAAAACCAACTATGTGCTTAAAAGACTCATAGGCAGTTGGGTAGAAGAGAATCCATATTCAACTCCTAACAGGTTGGAGAATTCCCCTCCGAAGATTGCAAGAGATCTAAACATGTCACAGAGCTCACCTTCATTGACCAGCATCATATACCAAGCTTCAGTTGGTGGCTCTGCTAGTGACCTTCGTCTCGCGATATCATGCCTCTGCACATCTGAGTTTCTTGATGAGTCTGAGAAGGCTGTTCTGCAGATTGAGAAGCTCTGGAGAGACACCAGCCCAGAATCTGAGATCATAGCAATGCTCGCAAAACCTGCAACTGTGAATGGTTTCATTGAAATCTTGTTCAAGTCCGTCGATCTGCAAGTCTTAAGAGCCGCAATATTCCTGCTAGCCGAGCTGGCTacaaaggataagtttgttgttcAAACACTTACCAGGGTTGATTCAGATGTGAAGTGCATGGCTGCACTCTTCAAGAAGGGATTGGTGGAGGCAGCTGTTTTGATATTTCTATTAAGTCCTCGGTGGGAGAGTCTTGTTGAAATGGATATGGCAGATGCCCTCTTGAGGGCCATCAAGAAGAATGACGATGAACTCCTTGAGATGTGTGTGAATCCGAAGACTGCTTCACTTCTTCTCCTATGGCAGATTCTTAGAGAAGGTAATAGTGATTCGTCCATGATTCTTCACTCTATCATATCGGATGGAATAATCGAGAGAGTTATCTTGAGCATGGAAGCTGACATGGTGGAGGAGAGGATTGCAGCAGTCGGGATATTGATTAAATGCATTGCAGAGGATGGGCGTTGCAGGAAGATAATCGCTGACAAAGCACAATTAGAACCGGTTCTGCAAAGCTTTGCCATTGTGAATGACATGGACCGCTTTGAGATTGTTCACTTCCTTTTCGAGTTAGTGAAGCTCAACAG GAGGTTGTCCAATGAGCAGCTTCTTCATGTCATTAAGGGAGGAGGTGCTTTTAGCATGATGCATTCACTTCTTGTCTACCTACAAACGTCTTCGATGGATCAATCTCCTGTTATCGCTGGTCTTCTTCTCCAGCTTGATCTTTTG GTGGAACCAAGAAAGATGAGCATATATCGTGAAGAAGCCGTTGACACACTCATTTCATGCCTCAGAAATGCAGATTTTCCTGGCACACAATTGAAAGCTGCTGAGACGATCTTGGCTCTCCAGGGAAGATTTTCATCCTCTGGGAGGCCTCTTGCTCGAGCTCTTCTTTTAAAACATACTGGAATAAGAAAAGGTTACCGAGCATTAAAAGAAGCTGAGCAGACTCGCAGTGCTTCTGAAAGATCTGAGCTCAATCTG GAAGAAGAAAAGGCTGCTGAAGAATGGGAAAGGAAAATCGCCTTTGCTCTAGTCAGTCATGAGTTTGGGCTTGTATTTGAAGCTCTGTCTGATGGTTTGAAGAGCAGAAATCTTGAGCTGTCCTCAGCTTGTCTCATCTCTGCAACCTGGCTCAGTCATATGCTCTCTATTCTTCCTGATACTGGGGTCAGAGGAGCTGCAAGGGTCTGCTTGCTGAAACAATATATCTTAATTCTAAAGTCTGCCAGGCATACTGATGATAAAGCACTTTCCATGCTTGCTTTGAGAAGCTTTATGCATGATGAAG AAGGGTTGCTCAATCTCACTCTTCACATTAAGGACATATTGAAAACCTTAAGAGAGCTTAAGAAATCCTCTGGTTTAGCATACGAAATGCTAAAACTTCTATCAGATGGCCAAGACTCGAGTATT AAGGATATGTGGATCTATAAGGAGTTGATGCAAGTAGATTGCAGCACAAATGGAGAAGTTCTCTCAATAGTACGCTTCAAGAATAGGATAATCTCTGGGCACCTCGATGGAACAATAAAG GTCTGGAAAGGTGATGAGAGTATTCTTCATCTGGTGCATGAAACAAATGAGCACTCGAAGGCAGTCACCAGCTTGGCCATTTCACAGTCTGGAGAGAAACTATACAGTGGGTCACTAGACAAAACC GTTTGGGCTGTTCATGATGGATGGATACATTGTACAGAAACTTTTGATATGAAGGATCCTGTGCGTAATCTTAGTGTTGCAGATACCATTGTTTGTTTCACTCCACAAGGAGCTGGTGTCAAG GTATTATCTTGGAAAGGAGCCTCAAAGATTCTTAGCCCTAATAAGAATGTGAGGTCTTTGGCTCTTGTACAGGGGAAACTTTATTGTGGGTGCAATGATAACAGTATTCAG GAAATTGATTTGGCTACTGAAACATCAGCTACTGTTCTATCAGGTAAGAAAAAGTTGTTGGGAAAAGACAATCCTATCTATGCGGTGCAAGTACGTGACGGGTTACTTTATTCAGCTGGCACATTTCTTGATGGAGCATCAGTTAAG GTATGGAGTACTTCAAATTACAGCCTTGTTGGATCTATACAGTCCTCAATAGAGGTGCGATCTATGGCTATGAGCAGAGAATTGATATATTTGGGTTCGAAAACTGGAATACTGGAGATTTGGTCCAAGGATAAGCTGACTGCCATTGGATCTCTTCAGATAGGAACCAATTGTAAGGTTCAGTGCATGGATGTTGACGCTGATGGAGAAATTTTGGTTCTAGGAACATCTGATGGCAGACTTCAG GCCTGGGGATTAACTTGA